Proteins from a genomic interval of Calypte anna isolate BGI_N300 chromosome 19, bCalAnn1_v1.p, whole genome shotgun sequence:
- the LOC115599353 gene encoding uncharacterized protein LOC115599353, whose translation MSTDIYAISYICRRSSQSLICARHRVTQRYGNAAALWLASHQAGTYVHPSMAGELPLWSCQKTRKTPPKMGSLLGRKNLWKGLALAAEMGSAHAHPGLVKSSIRELASRPRDAAVLPESWGVEGFLSPGVEPPMPILPPLPLLAKPAGRARNRSPAGGRRLWLLCRAARLRGEEKGGSGGNDAAVPHRFYHVPLLTPSYDIISLCLVRSLPFSQGQAMSSRRTAEDQACVG comes from the exons ATGTCTACAGATATCTATGCGATCTCGTACATCTGCAGAAGAAGCAGCCAGTCCCTGATTTGTGCAAG acACAGGGTCACCCAGCGCTATGGgaatgcagcagctctgtggttAGCATCCCATCAGGCTGGGACATATGTTCATCCTTCCATGGCTGGGGAGCTGCCTCTGTGGAGCTGCCAAAAGACACGCAAAACTCCACCTAAAATG GGTTCCCTTTTGGGGAGGAAGAATTTGTGGAAGGGGCTGGCGTTGGCTGCTGAGATG GGTTCTGCGCACGCGCACCCAGGCCTGGTGAAGTCATCAATCCGGGAGCTGGCATCCAGACCACGTGATGCAGCCGTGCTTCCGGAATCTTGGGGCGTCGAGGGGTTCCTCTCGCCCGGTGTGGAACCGCCGATGCCAATTCTACCGCCACTGCCGCTGTTGGCGAAGCCGGCGGGCAGAGCGCGGAACCGCAGCCCGGCGGGCGGGCGCCGGTTGTGGTTACTCTGCCGCGCCGCCCGCCTCCGGGGCGAGGAGAAGGGCGGAAGCGGCGGGAACG ATGCAGCTGTGCCCCATAGATTTTATCATGTACCCTTGTTGACCCCTTCCTATGACATCATCAGTTTATGCCTGGTGAGATCACTGCCCTTTTCCCAGGGCCAGGCTATGTCGTCCAG gagaacagcagaggatCAGGCCTGCGTGGGATAG